In one window of Janthinobacterium sp. 1_2014MBL_MicDiv DNA:
- the dusA gene encoding tRNA dihydrouridine(20/20a) synthase DusA: MTSSSLPSRRLSVAPMMDWTDRHCRKFHREITRHTWLYTEMVTTGALVYGDVERHLRFNEEEHPVALQLGGSDPKDLATSAKLGEQWGYDEVNLNCGCPSERVQKGAFGACLMAEPQLVADCVKAMRDVVDIDVTVKHRIGIDDSESYDFVRDFVGTVADAGCKTFIVHARNAILKGLSPKENREVPPLKYDYAYRLKRDFPQFEFIINGGIKTLDEIDLHLQHLDGVMLGREAYHNPYVMAQFDQRYYGDESPVKTREQVLEAMIPYISAQLEKEAGRLKLNSVTRHMLGLMQNLPGARGFRQTLSDSKKLASGDPRLLLEAAARLSLPA, encoded by the coding sequence ATGACTTCCTCCTCTTTGCCTTCCCGCCGCCTGTCCGTCGCCCCGATGATGGACTGGACCGACCGCCATTGCCGCAAGTTCCACCGCGAAATCACGCGCCACACCTGGCTCTACACCGAGATGGTGACGACCGGCGCGCTCGTCTACGGCGACGTGGAACGCCATTTGCGCTTCAACGAGGAAGAGCATCCGGTGGCGCTGCAGCTGGGCGGCAGCGACCCGAAGGACCTGGCCACCAGCGCCAAACTGGGTGAGCAGTGGGGCTATGACGAGGTCAACCTGAACTGCGGCTGCCCGTCCGAGCGCGTGCAGAAGGGCGCGTTTGGCGCCTGCCTGATGGCCGAGCCGCAACTGGTGGCCGACTGCGTGAAAGCCATGCGCGACGTGGTCGATATCGACGTCACGGTGAAACACCGCATCGGCATCGATGACAGCGAGTCGTATGACTTCGTGCGCGACTTCGTCGGCACCGTGGCCGATGCCGGCTGCAAGACGTTTATCGTGCATGCGCGCAACGCCATCCTGAAAGGCCTGAGCCCGAAGGAAAACCGCGAAGTGCCGCCCCTCAAGTATGACTATGCCTACCGCTTGAAGCGTGATTTTCCGCAATTCGAGTTCATTATCAATGGCGGCATCAAGACCCTGGACGAGATCGACCTGCACCTGCAGCACCTCGACGGCGTGATGCTGGGCCGCGAGGCTTACCACAACCCCTACGTGATGGCGCAGTTCGACCAGCGCTATTACGGCGACGAGTCGCCCGTGAAGACGCGCGAGCAGGTGCTCGAGGCGATGATTCCGTACATCAGTGCGCAGCTGGAGAAGGAAGCCGGGCGCTTGAAGCTGAACAGCGTCACGCGCCACATGCTGGGCCTGATGCAAAACCTGCCCGGCGCGCGCGGTTTCCGCCAGACCTTGTCCGATTCGAAGAAACTTGCTTCGGGCGACCCGCGCTTGCTGCTGGAAGCGGCGGCGCGCCTGTCGTTGCCGGCCTGA
- a CDS encoding FxDxF family PEP-CTERM protein produces MKKPATLLTIAALAALATAGAANAATELVVNGSFESNVIGSPYAQLSAVTGWTSSVSGNTAFEIQKGATQGGLSGFNPVAADGTQYLELNTESLSSLSQTIATTAGGTYALSFAYSGRPDTPGGANSLMNVYWGSTLLTPTALVGNTGGVWQSYSQHLTALGSSTVLRFESIGPVSAPTYGSYLDNVSVMAAVPEPETYAMMLLGLGLLGFMARRKPAA; encoded by the coding sequence ATGAAAAAGCCTGCCACTCTCCTCACGATCGCCGCACTGGCCGCCCTGGCCACCGCTGGCGCCGCCAACGCCGCGACCGAACTGGTGGTCAACGGCAGTTTTGAAAGCAACGTCATTGGCTCGCCCTACGCGCAGTTGAGCGCCGTCACGGGCTGGACCTCGTCCGTCAGCGGCAACACGGCTTTTGAAATCCAGAAAGGCGCCACGCAAGGCGGCCTGAGCGGCTTCAACCCCGTCGCCGCCGACGGCACGCAATACCTGGAACTCAATACCGAAAGCCTGTCGTCGCTGTCGCAAACGATCGCCACCACGGCTGGCGGCACGTATGCGCTGTCGTTTGCCTACTCGGGCCGTCCCGACACGCCGGGCGGCGCGAACAGCCTGATGAATGTCTACTGGGGTTCCACCCTGCTGACACCCACGGCCCTGGTCGGCAACACGGGCGGCGTCTGGCAAAGCTACAGCCAGCACCTGACGGCGCTCGGCAGCTCGACGGTGCTGCGCTTCGAATCGATCGGCCCCGTCTCCGCGCCCACGTACGGTTCCTACCTGGACAACGTCTCCGTGATGGCCGCCGTGCCGGAACCGGAAACCTACGCCATGATGCTGCTGGGCCTGGGCTTGCTGGGCTTCATGGCGCGCCGCAAGCCTGCCGCCTGA
- a CDS encoding TonB-dependent receptor family protein — MAAIHSPLPFSLRPCALAIALACLGAPLAAQAQQANTADNAGPILETIQVSSNLLGTSMAASTKNFAGARTVVQKDDIENSGAASLSDVMRRIPGVQISDNSGSAGSAISLNIGVRGLAGRYSPRSTVLLDGIPMSVAPYGQPQLSFAPVSLANVETVDVVRGGGAVRFGPQNVGGIINFKTRRVPTTPGVTGDATVRYNSYSEVGHNTQASVFAGTQLDSGLGLAVLYSGIRGSDWRVGSDEKVNDFALKLRYDLSPTAEVYAKLSYYDVTSRTPGGLTAAQYRQDPFQNTRPTDFWSGERKAFDIGYLNAISSTQEVEVRAYYNKSSRESTLINANRTGLGHQPRNYETTAIEPRYTQRFITGKVSQDVTVGYRYLAERADETIYNVVIASGLQQKPTRFANNATDAQAVYIDDKIAIGAWRITPGVRYEHIKTERFNHLPTDQKIELLNNKALPSLNVAYLLNNNVTLFGNYNSSFGAVQNTQLNAQSDKNPLQPELAKTAELGARWKSGQLSAEATLFNIKFDNQIQSVGSGDSAVFYNVGATHHRGLESALDYHFDKSGPLAGLNTYVTYTYTKATLQDGANAGNDVPFYSRNTDTVGAHYQLGAWGFDLSSSHQSRQFADEANTVAENAAGNLGVIPGYRTWNMQAKWKVPGQAGLELVAGVNNLSDKRYFTRTSDGNLGKMVGAPRMVYLQGRLAF; from the coding sequence ATGGCCGCCATACATTCCCCCCTGCCTTTTTCGCTGCGCCCGTGCGCGCTGGCCATCGCCCTCGCCTGCCTGGGCGCCCCGCTGGCGGCACAGGCACAGCAAGCCAACACGGCCGACAATGCCGGCCCCATCCTCGAAACGATACAGGTCAGCAGCAACCTGCTGGGCACCAGCATGGCCGCCAGCACGAAGAATTTCGCCGGCGCCCGCACGGTGGTGCAGAAGGACGATATCGAGAACTCGGGCGCGGCCAGCCTCAGCGACGTCATGCGCCGCATTCCCGGCGTGCAGATTAGCGATAACTCGGGCAGCGCCGGCAGCGCCATCTCCCTGAATATCGGCGTGCGCGGCCTGGCCGGGCGCTATTCGCCGCGCAGCACGGTCTTGCTCGACGGCATCCCCATGTCGGTGGCGCCGTATGGCCAGCCGCAACTGTCGTTCGCCCCCGTCAGCCTGGCCAATGTCGAGACGGTCGACGTGGTGCGCGGCGGCGGCGCCGTGCGCTTCGGCCCGCAAAACGTGGGCGGCATCATCAACTTCAAGACGCGCCGCGTGCCCACCACGCCGGGCGTCACGGGCGACGCCACCGTGCGCTACAACTCGTACAGCGAAGTGGGCCACAATACGCAGGCCAGCGTCTTTGCCGGCACCCAGCTCGACAGCGGCCTGGGCCTGGCCGTGCTGTACTCGGGCATCCGCGGCAGCGACTGGCGCGTGGGCAGCGATGAAAAAGTCAACGACTTCGCCCTGAAGCTGCGCTACGACCTGAGCCCGACGGCCGAGGTATACGCCAAGCTGTCCTACTACGACGTGACGTCGCGCACGCCGGGCGGCCTGACGGCGGCCCAGTACAGGCAGGACCCGTTCCAGAACACGCGCCCCACGGACTTCTGGAGCGGCGAGCGCAAGGCCTTCGACATCGGCTACCTGAACGCCATTTCCAGCACGCAGGAAGTGGAAGTGCGCGCCTATTACAACAAGAGCTCGCGCGAAAGCACCCTGATCAACGCGAACCGCACGGGCCTGGGCCACCAGCCGCGCAACTACGAGACGACGGCCATCGAGCCGCGCTACACGCAGCGCTTCATCACGGGCAAGGTGTCGCAGGACGTCACCGTCGGCTACCGCTACCTGGCCGAGCGGGCCGATGAAACCATCTACAACGTCGTCATCGCCAGCGGCCTGCAGCAAAAGCCGACGCGCTTCGCGAACAACGCCACCGACGCGCAAGCCGTGTATATCGACGACAAGATCGCCATCGGCGCGTGGCGCATCACGCCGGGCGTGCGCTATGAGCACATCAAGACGGAGCGTTTCAACCACTTGCCGACCGACCAGAAGATCGAGTTGCTCAACAACAAGGCCCTGCCCTCGCTGAACGTGGCCTACTTGCTCAACAACAACGTGACCCTGTTCGGCAACTACAACAGCTCGTTTGGCGCCGTGCAAAATACCCAGCTCAATGCGCAGTCGGACAAGAATCCGCTGCAACCCGAGCTGGCGAAAACGGCCGAGCTGGGCGCGCGCTGGAAGAGCGGCCAGCTGTCGGCCGAAGCAACCTTGTTCAACATCAAGTTCGACAACCAGATCCAGTCCGTCGGCAGCGGCGACAGCGCCGTCTTCTACAACGTGGGCGCCACGCACCACCGTGGCCTGGAATCGGCGCTCGACTACCACTTCGACAAGTCCGGCCCGCTGGCCGGCTTGAACACCTACGTCACCTACACCTACACCAAGGCCACCTTGCAGGATGGCGCAAACGCGGGCAACGACGTGCCGTTCTACTCGCGCAACACGGATACCGTCGGCGCCCACTACCAGCTGGGCGCGTGGGGCTTCGACCTGTCGAGCAGCCACCAGAGCCGCCAGTTCGCCGATGAAGCCAATACGGTGGCGGAAAACGCGGCGGGCAACCTGGGCGTCATTCCCGGCTACCGCACGTGGAATATGCAGGCGAAGTGGAAAGTGCCGGGCCAGGCTGGCCTGGAACTGGTCGCCGGCGTGAATAATCTGAGCGACAAGCGCTACTTCACGCGCACGTCGGACGGCAACCTGGGCAAGATGGTGGGCGCGCCGCGCATGGTCTACCTGCAAGGCCGCCTGGCGTTCTGA
- a CDS encoding AIPR family protein, with product MDNIILSGMLKEFVIRHDLQQDKDDKQFEKFTNYCLLKADHYDSFDFEKVDTGACMGIDGVGISIGGVLIDEVDDVEQFTKNQFSAKFYFTQAKTSSSFDLGDFLKFSGTVKLFFGLDASVIPNELKRAFEIKSVIYSRAGKMATLPTIELCYAFPGTFNKATAQATPLIENEIESLRAVRYLSSHVNWRVSDGEELAKLYRETQNDIQKEISFQRHVALPGIKGASAAYIGVVKCLDYVKLIQKENEELNKGLFFENVRDFLGINNPVNEDIATTINSPDERDRFAILNNGVTIVAKKVTPSGDFFKISQFQVVNGCQTSHVLFKNKDALSSDMYLTVKVIETADVDLSGQIISTTNSQSLVVKEAFATIKPYHRKLEDFFAAMRNSNYEYYYERRPHQYDHQDIRHNLIVTAPALIKSFVSVVLEEPHKVHYYYGTLLEQYNRDKFSELFSDSDYAGLYFAAHHLASKVKISIASTPTMKEWAFHVSLLVKKQIAPLLSKKSNLGDRQFLSTLAIIDKEFKTAFDFSIKIITDLNLPLKRNRDPEVTRRILQSLNDKQFPGGASKFDALGVSGKKTFAKERNARRESRSIPNKNIASSGGSIAEVANIKLGNGTYSGIVYEINSDDGIIKISYGPYKIEVEKYISAMTYPEIGSRIQFSANSGRYIQMQ from the coding sequence ATGGATAATATAATACTAAGTGGTATGCTCAAGGAATTTGTAATTCGCCATGATTTGCAACAAGATAAGGATGATAAGCAATTTGAGAAATTTACTAATTACTGCCTGTTAAAAGCAGATCATTATGATTCGTTTGATTTTGAAAAAGTGGATACTGGCGCATGCATGGGGATAGATGGAGTTGGAATATCTATAGGGGGAGTATTGATTGATGAGGTTGATGATGTTGAGCAATTTACAAAAAATCAATTCTCTGCCAAATTTTACTTTACTCAAGCTAAAACATCTTCTAGTTTCGATCTTGGTGATTTTTTAAAGTTTTCGGGCACGGTTAAGCTTTTCTTTGGGTTGGATGCTTCGGTAATACCGAATGAATTAAAGAGGGCCTTTGAAATAAAATCTGTCATATATAGTCGTGCCGGTAAAATGGCAACACTTCCGACCATTGAATTATGTTATGCGTTTCCCGGAACCTTTAATAAAGCCACGGCGCAAGCTACACCATTAATTGAGAATGAAATAGAGTCTCTTCGTGCTGTGCGATATTTATCTTCTCACGTCAATTGGCGGGTAAGTGATGGCGAGGAACTGGCGAAACTTTACCGTGAAACCCAAAATGACATACAAAAGGAAATTTCATTTCAACGACATGTTGCTCTTCCAGGAATAAAAGGAGCGAGTGCAGCATATATTGGAGTGGTGAAATGCCTAGATTACGTAAAGCTAATTCAAAAAGAAAATGAAGAACTAAACAAAGGGTTATTTTTCGAAAATGTAAGGGATTTTCTTGGTATAAACAATCCTGTAAATGAAGATATAGCAACGACAATAAATTCGCCGGATGAGAGAGACAGGTTTGCGATTCTTAATAATGGCGTCACAATTGTGGCGAAAAAAGTAACTCCGTCCGGAGATTTTTTCAAGATTTCTCAGTTCCAAGTTGTCAATGGCTGCCAAACTAGCCACGTTTTGTTCAAAAATAAAGATGCGTTGAGTAGTGATATGTATTTGACAGTCAAAGTAATCGAAACAGCAGATGTTGATTTGAGTGGGCAGATTATTTCGACAACTAATAGCCAATCTCTTGTGGTAAAGGAAGCATTTGCTACCATAAAACCATATCATCGCAAGCTAGAAGATTTTTTTGCCGCAATGAGAAATTCCAATTACGAGTACTATTATGAACGCCGCCCACATCAATATGATCATCAAGATATTCGGCATAATTTAATAGTAACTGCGCCTGCACTAATTAAGTCATTTGTCTCAGTTGTTTTGGAGGAGCCGCATAAAGTCCATTACTATTATGGTACGCTACTTGAACAATATAACCGAGATAAGTTCAGTGAGCTATTTTCAGATTCGGATTATGCCGGCTTATATTTTGCAGCTCATCATCTTGCCTCAAAAGTAAAGATTTCAATTGCAAGCACTCCGACCATGAAGGAATGGGCTTTTCATGTTTCTCTTTTGGTAAAAAAGCAGATTGCACCACTGCTATCAAAAAAATCGAATCTCGGTGATAGGCAATTTCTCAGTACTCTTGCCATAATTGACAAAGAATTTAAAACAGCATTTGATTTTTCAATTAAGATAATTACCGATCTAAACTTGCCGTTAAAGAGGAATCGCGACCCAGAAGTAACTCGAAGAATTTTACAAAGCTTGAATGATAAGCAGTTTCCTGGCGGAGCATCAAAATTTGATGCGTTAGGAGTAAGTGGTAAAAAGACTTTTGCAAAAGAAAGAAATGCGAGGAGGGAAAGTCGGAGCATTCCGAATAAAAATATAGCAAGCTCAGGTGGTTCCATTGCTGAAGTGGCAAATATAAAGCTGGGTAATGGAACATATTCTGGCATTGTTTATGAGATTAATTCAGATGATGGAATTATTAAAATTAGCTACGGCCCCTACAAAATTGAGGTTGAAAAATATATATCAGCTATGACATATCCTGAAATTGGGTCCCGCATTCAATTTAGTGCAAATTCCGGGAGATATATACAAATGCAATAG
- a CDS encoding helix-turn-helix domain-containing protein — translation MKKPNQPHLSAREIFGKNLRRTRRLKEVTQEELALRADLSRTYVSEVERGARNISIDNMFRLAEALGVPLRDLVDPTLFDVLNDLSE, via the coding sequence ATGAAAAAACCAAATCAACCACATCTGTCCGCACGTGAAATATTCGGGAAAAATCTGCGGAGGACCCGCCGCCTAAAAGAAGTAACACAGGAAGAATTAGCGTTGCGTGCCGATCTCAGTCGGACTTATGTGAGCGAAGTGGAACGTGGCGCCAGGAACATATCTATCGACAACATGTTTCGCCTGGCAGAGGCACTGGGCGTCCCACTACGTGACTTGGTTGACCCTACACTGTTTGATGTCTTGAATGACCTATCTGAATAA
- a CDS encoding methyl-accepting chemotaxis protein — translation MNLAKMKVGTRLGLGFALVLVLLVAVTVLGIARMAQIQERLDHVINVNNVVTRLVIDMRGNVSDRITSLRILTLMTDASDMEPEMARIKTQTNTYQETQKKLEEKFAIESTPEEKTLLASIKEYEAAAMPAIAKASALWMANDAEGATRVMIKEIRPVQKKWMEALEQLATLEDKLNEQMQSDARKAFDSARLFMIILGVLAVAMGVAAALVITRGLLKQLGGEPDYTASIAGSIANGDLSIGIHTQPSDNSSLLAEMKEMRNSLVGIVGQVRVGTETIGTASREIADGNIDLSSRTEMQASALEKTASAMEELTSTVKQNADNAREANKLAATASDVALKGGSVVSQVVDTMSSINESAKKIVDIIGVIDGIAFQTNILALNAAVEAARAGEQGRGFAVVASEVRNLAQRSAGAAKEIKILIDDSAEKTERGTRLVGQAGVTMGEVVDSVRRVTDIMSEIASASQEQSAGIEQVNLSIIEMDGMTQQNAALVEQAAAAAQSLQDQAAELAHVVSIFKLVEGEEKAPAYVPAPAVAAPVAARKPAPALRPVKSLARKAEAAAPVAAPAPRKAAASSSNDEWEEF, via the coding sequence ATGAATTTAGCAAAAATGAAGGTTGGTACTCGCCTGGGCCTGGGATTCGCCCTGGTACTGGTTCTGCTGGTGGCCGTGACCGTCCTCGGCATCGCGCGCATGGCGCAAATCCAGGAACGTCTCGATCATGTGATCAATGTCAACAATGTCGTCACCCGCCTGGTGATCGATATGCGTGGCAACGTCAGCGACCGCATCACCTCGCTGCGCATCCTGACCCTGATGACGGACGCAAGCGATATGGAGCCGGAAATGGCGCGTATCAAGACGCAAACGAATACCTATCAGGAAACGCAGAAAAAGCTCGAAGAGAAATTCGCCATCGAGTCGACGCCTGAGGAAAAAACCTTGCTGGCCTCGATCAAGGAATACGAGGCGGCCGCCATGCCGGCCATCGCCAAGGCATCCGCGCTGTGGATGGCCAACGATGCGGAAGGCGCCACGCGCGTGATGATCAAGGAAATCCGTCCCGTGCAGAAAAAATGGATGGAAGCGCTGGAGCAGCTGGCCACGCTGGAAGACAAGTTGAACGAGCAGATGCAATCGGATGCCCGCAAGGCCTTCGACAGCGCGCGCCTGTTCATGATCATCCTCGGCGTACTGGCCGTGGCGATGGGCGTGGCGGCGGCGCTGGTGATCACCCGCGGCTTGCTGAAGCAGCTGGGCGGCGAACCCGATTACACGGCGTCGATCGCCGGCAGCATCGCCAATGGCGACCTGTCGATCGGCATCCATACGCAGCCATCGGACAATTCCAGCCTGCTGGCGGAAATGAAGGAAATGCGCAACAGCCTGGTGGGCATCGTCGGCCAGGTGCGCGTCGGCACGGAAACCATCGGCACGGCCTCGCGCGAGATTGCCGACGGCAATATCGACCTGTCGTCGCGGACGGAAATGCAGGCCAGCGCGCTGGAAAAAACCGCGTCGGCCATGGAAGAGCTGACCTCGACCGTGAAACAGAATGCCGACAATGCGCGGGAAGCCAACAAGCTGGCCGCCACCGCATCGGACGTGGCGCTGAAGGGCGGCTCCGTCGTTTCGCAAGTGGTCGATACCATGAGCTCGATCAATGAGTCGGCGAAGAAAATCGTCGACATCATCGGCGTGATCGATGGCATCGCCTTCCAGACCAACATCCTGGCGCTGAACGCGGCCGTGGAAGCGGCGCGTGCCGGCGAGCAAGGCCGTGGCTTTGCCGTGGTGGCGTCGGAAGTGCGCAACCTGGCCCAGCGTTCCGCTGGCGCCGCGAAAGAAATCAAGATCCTCATCGACGATTCGGCCGAGAAGACGGAACGCGGCACGCGCCTGGTTGGCCAGGCCGGCGTGACGATGGGTGAAGTGGTCGACAGCGTGCGCCGCGTCACCGACATCATGAGCGAGATCGCCAGCGCCAGCCAGGAGCAGAGCGCCGGCATCGAACAGGTCAACCTGTCGATCATCGAGATGGATGGCATGACGCAGCAAAATGCGGCCCTGGTGGAACAGGCGGCCGCCGCCGCGCAAAGCCTGCAAGACCAGGCGGCCGAACTGGCCCATGTGGTCAGCATCTTCAAGCTGGTCGAAGGCGAGGAAAAAGCCCCGGCGTACGTGCCCGCGCCTGCCGTGGCCGCACCGGTCGCCGCGCGCAAGCCGGCGCCGGCATTGCGTCCGGTCAAGTCGCTGGCCCGCAAGGCGGAAGCGGCCGCACCCGTGGCCGCTCCGGCGCCACGCAAGGCGGCTGCGTCCAGCAGCAATGACGAGTGGGAAGAGTTTTAA
- a CDS encoding energy transducer TonB: protein MNKRSVIAAVLLSGVSATILAAEVPATFDAKNCKAEYPKASLINEEQGDVTMSFLVAADGKVVDSKVEKSSGFRNLDKAAIKAISACKFKPGTKDGSVAQTWTKVDYAWKL from the coding sequence ATGAATAAGCGTAGTGTTATCGCAGCTGTACTCCTCTCCGGCGTGAGCGCCACCATCCTGGCCGCCGAAGTGCCGGCGACCTTCGATGCCAAAAACTGCAAGGCGGAATACCCGAAGGCTTCCCTGATCAATGAAGAGCAGGGAGATGTCACGATGTCGTTCCTGGTGGCCGCCGACGGCAAGGTCGTCGATTCCAAGGTGGAGAAATCCAGCGGTTTCCGCAACCTGGACAAGGCGGCCATCAAGGCCATTTCCGCCTGCAAGTTCAAGCCGGGCACCAAGGATGGCAGCGTGGCGCAGACCTGGACCAAGGTCGACTACGCCTGGAAGCTGTGA
- a CDS encoding family 43 glycosylhydrolase, which produces MKQILAALCLMFCAHAAQAINLTGVPNAHDPGTLSRDGDTYFNFTTGTGIWYSSSTDLLNWSAGPAPVFGTPPAWIANKIPNFSGSYWAPDVIHMNGYYYLYYSVSTFGTSMSAIGVARSASLKNPNWTDLGIVVQSYGGSAEINAIDPALFRDHDGKVYMSYGSFFGGIGVAEINQATGKTAGNVTTILGGGGKDIEAPYIARDGEYYYLFVNRGKCCQGAASTYYVEVQRATSVTGPYSGTRTVLPNLDGKYKGPGHIGVLKQDGCNYASIHYYDVNDNGAAKLDILKMTYSGGWPSLTRNFALASCGGISDGPTVLRSRLSGKALAVAGAGTANGALVQQQTYTGGKHQQWYVVGHGDGYYSLINANSLLGLDDYNNSTTAGTNIAQWSYWGGLGQQWRFASPAAGYQTITNRYSNLTLDVLNLSTAENAQIIQWNLTNANNQQWSLSPP; this is translated from the coding sequence ATGAAGCAAATCCTGGCAGCACTCTGCCTGATGTTCTGCGCCCACGCGGCGCAAGCGATCAACCTGACGGGCGTGCCGAACGCACACGACCCCGGCACCCTGAGCCGCGATGGCGACACATATTTCAACTTCACCACCGGTACGGGCATCTGGTATTCCAGCTCGACGGACCTGCTGAACTGGTCGGCCGGCCCCGCGCCCGTGTTCGGCACGCCACCGGCCTGGATCGCCAATAAAATTCCCAACTTCAGCGGTTCGTACTGGGCGCCCGACGTGATCCACATGAACGGCTACTATTATCTGTATTACTCGGTATCCACCTTCGGCACCTCCATGTCGGCCATCGGCGTGGCCCGCTCGGCCTCGCTGAAGAACCCGAACTGGACGGACCTGGGCATCGTCGTGCAATCGTATGGGGGCAGCGCGGAAATCAACGCCATCGACCCGGCCCTGTTCCGCGACCATGACGGCAAGGTCTACATGTCGTATGGCTCGTTTTTTGGCGGCATCGGCGTGGCCGAGATCAACCAGGCGACGGGCAAGACGGCGGGCAACGTCACCACCATCCTCGGCGGTGGCGGCAAGGATATCGAAGCGCCCTACATCGCGCGCGATGGCGAGTATTACTATCTGTTCGTCAACCGCGGCAAATGCTGCCAGGGCGCGGCCAGCACATATTACGTGGAAGTGCAGCGCGCCACCAGCGTGACGGGGCCGTACAGCGGCACGCGCACGGTCTTGCCGAATCTCGATGGCAAATACAAGGGACCGGGCCATATCGGCGTGCTCAAGCAGGACGGCTGCAACTACGCCTCCATCCACTATTACGACGTCAACGACAATGGCGCGGCCAAGCTCGACATATTAAAGATGACGTACAGCGGCGGCTGGCCCAGCCTGACGCGCAATTTTGCGCTCGCCAGCTGCGGCGGCATCTCGGACGGCCCCACGGTGCTGCGCTCGCGCCTGAGCGGCAAGGCGCTGGCCGTGGCCGGCGCCGGCACGGCGAACGGCGCGCTGGTGCAGCAGCAAACCTATACAGGAGGGAAACACCAGCAATGGTATGTGGTGGGACATGGCGATGGCTATTACAGCCTGATCAACGCGAACAGCCTGCTGGGCCTGGATGACTACAACAACTCGACCACGGCCGGCACCAACATCGCGCAATGGAGTTATTGGGGCGGACTGGGCCAGCAGTGGCGCTTCGCCAGCCCGGCGGCCGGCTACCAGACGATCACGAATCGCTACAGCAACCTGACCCTGGACGTGCTGAACCTGAGCACGGCGGAAAATGCGCAGATCATCCAGTGGAACCTGACCAATGCGAACAACCAGCAGTGGTCGCTGAGTCCGCCATAA
- a CDS encoding energy transducer TonB encodes MRYVSVAAALLVSVSSAAFAAEVPASFDAKTCKADYPKASLMNEEQGTVSMSFLVNADGTVADSKVDKSSGFKNLDKAAIKALSACKFKPGTKDGAAAQTWTKVDYAWKLD; translated from the coding sequence ATGCGTTATGTGAGTGTTGCAGCAGCCTTGCTGGTTTCCGTCTCTTCCGCGGCATTTGCGGCCGAGGTGCCGGCGTCGTTCGATGCCAAGACCTGCAAGGCCGACTATCCGAAAGCCTCGCTGATGAACGAGGAGCAGGGTACGGTCTCCATGTCCTTCCTCGTCAATGCCGATGGTACTGTTGCCGATTCGAAAGTCGACAAGAGCAGCGGCTTCAAGAACCTGGACAAGGCCGCCATCAAGGCCTTGTCCGCGTGCAAGTTCAAGCCGGGCACCAAGGACGGCGCCGCGGCGCAAACCTGGACCAAGGTCGATTACGCCTGGAAGCTGGACTGA
- a CDS encoding response regulator gives MSQTTEHQAPGNSPVERRQGEQPAAAARKLNLLVVDDNQEVGESLAMLLEALGHHAVVVRNWQMAVEQVKLCVPDAVYLDIEMPGISGIEIGRRLHNHPETAHAVLIAVTGHSLPMYMDDALAVGFRHFLVKPVRMEDLATTVQSVLAG, from the coding sequence ATGAGCCAGACAACTGAACACCAGGCGCCGGGCAACTCGCCTGTGGAGCGCCGCCAGGGCGAGCAGCCGGCCGCCGCCGCGCGCAAATTGAATCTGCTGGTGGTCGACGACAACCAGGAAGTGGGCGAATCGCTGGCCATGCTGCTCGAAGCGCTGGGCCACCACGCGGTGGTGGTGCGCAACTGGCAGATGGCCGTCGAGCAAGTCAAGCTGTGCGTGCCTGACGCCGTCTACCTCGACATCGAGATGCCAGGCATCAGCGGCATCGAGATCGGCCGCCGCCTGCACAACCATCCGGAAACGGCCCACGCCGTGCTGATCGCCGTCACCGGCCACAGCCTGCCCATGTACATGGACGACGCGCTGGCCGTGGGCTTCCGCCACTTCCTCGTGAAACCCGTGCGCATGGAAGACCTGGCGACGACGGTGCAGTCGGTGCTGGCGGGCTAG